The Amycolatopsis mongoliensis genome includes a window with the following:
- a CDS encoding PadR family transcriptional regulator — MALEHAILVSLSERAGSGYELTRRFEKSIGLFWSATHQQIYRVLKRMEEAGWVAVDVVAQSGRPDKKVYTVSDGGRAELVRWLAEPDPSAGPVELAVKIRGATFGDPGAVAAEIVRHRAAHAERLDVYRQIEKRDFPAPAALEGQHLHQYLVLRGGIRVEEGQVEWFDEVLAALHHEKDA; from the coding sequence ATGGCACTGGAGCACGCGATCCTCGTCTCCCTGTCCGAGCGAGCCGGCTCGGGCTACGAGCTCACGCGCCGCTTCGAGAAGTCGATCGGGCTGTTCTGGAGCGCCACCCACCAGCAGATCTACCGCGTGCTGAAACGGATGGAAGAAGCCGGCTGGGTCGCCGTCGACGTCGTCGCGCAGTCGGGCCGGCCGGACAAGAAGGTCTACACCGTCAGCGACGGCGGACGCGCCGAACTCGTCCGCTGGCTGGCCGAGCCGGACCCGTCGGCCGGGCCCGTCGAACTCGCCGTGAAGATCCGCGGCGCGACCTTCGGCGATCCCGGGGCCGTCGCCGCCGAAATCGTCCGGCACCGCGCGGCCCACGCCGAACGCCTCGACGTCTACCGCCAGATCGAGAAGCGCGACTTCCCCGCGCCCGCCGCCCTCGAAGGCCAGCACCTGCACCAGTACCTGGTCCTGCGCGGCGGCATCCGCGTCGAAGAGGGCCAGGTCGAGTGGTTCGACGAAGTCCTCGCCGCCCTCCACCACGAGAAGGACGCCTGA